The following proteins are co-located in the Pseudomonas sp. DY-1 genome:
- a CDS encoding AAA family ATPase: protein MKNDIHDLGLVLDSRVKLILIESWDERRVLETLTSLAVKRGLGLFTWAISEGLQRLGFGGEVLGEGDSREPETALKLIKADPQPNLYVMCDLHPFLSDNPKVVRLLKEVAMAEGNHKPTLVLVSHALKLPPEVQRYAARFDLALPNEDELLSIVREEASRWSERNRGARVRTDNRTLQQVVKNLRGMSHGEARALARNVICDDGAITQEDLPELNKAKFQLLDLEGVLSFEYETARFAEVGGLANLKRWLAERQAAVLDEKAVDRPKGVLLVGVQGGGKSLAAKAVAGLWGLPLLRLDFACLYNKFFGETERNLREALKLAEQMAPCVLWMDEVEKGLASGDHDGGVSQRVLGTLLTWMAERKAPVFMVATANAIDRLPPELLRKGRFDELFFVDLPQPEVRSEIFRIHLVRRELDPAQFDLHQLVAASDGFSGAEIEQAVVGMLYASQAQQCPADQTLLLCELKGTAPLSVLMAEQLANLRAWADGRCVKAD, encoded by the coding sequence GTGAAGAACGATATCCACGACCTCGGCCTGGTACTGGACTCACGCGTGAAGCTGATCCTGATCGAGTCATGGGACGAGCGCCGGGTGCTGGAAACGCTCACCAGCCTTGCGGTCAAACGTGGACTCGGACTCTTCACCTGGGCCATCAGCGAAGGGCTGCAGCGCCTGGGTTTTGGAGGCGAAGTCCTGGGCGAGGGTGATAGCCGCGAGCCGGAAACGGCGCTCAAGCTGATCAAGGCCGATCCGCAACCGAACCTCTATGTGATGTGCGACCTGCACCCGTTCCTCAGTGACAACCCCAAGGTGGTGCGCCTGCTCAAGGAGGTGGCCATGGCGGAGGGTAATCACAAGCCGACGCTGGTGCTGGTTTCCCACGCGCTGAAGTTGCCGCCGGAGGTGCAACGCTATGCCGCCCGTTTCGATCTGGCGCTGCCCAATGAAGACGAGCTGCTGAGCATCGTTCGGGAAGAGGCGTCGCGCTGGAGCGAGCGCAATCGGGGCGCGCGGGTCCGGACGGACAACCGCACCCTGCAGCAGGTGGTGAAGAACCTGCGCGGCATGAGCCACGGAGAAGCGCGCGCGTTGGCGCGCAACGTGATCTGTGACGACGGTGCCATCACCCAGGAAGACTTGCCGGAGCTGAATAAGGCCAAGTTCCAGTTGCTGGATCTGGAAGGCGTACTCAGCTTCGAATACGAGACCGCCCGGTTCGCCGAAGTGGGCGGATTGGCCAACCTCAAGCGTTGGTTGGCCGAGCGCCAGGCTGCGGTGCTGGACGAAAAGGCGGTGGACCGGCCGAAGGGTGTCCTGTTGGTCGGCGTACAAGGCGGCGGCAAGAGCCTGGCGGCCAAGGCCGTTGCCGGCCTCTGGGGCTTGCCACTGCTACGCCTGGACTTTGCCTGCCTGTACAACAAGTTCTTCGGCGAGACCGAACGCAACCTGCGCGAGGCCTTGAAGCTCGCCGAGCAGATGGCGCCCTGCGTGTTGTGGATGGATGAGGTAGAGAAGGGGCTGGCCAGCGGTGACCATGACGGTGGCGTGAGCCAGCGCGTGTTGGGGACCCTGCTGACCTGGATGGCCGAGCGCAAGGCGCCGGTGTTCATGGTCGCAACCGCCAACGCGATTGATCGCCTGCCACCGGAGTTGCTGCGCAAGGGACGTTTCGACGAGCTGTTTTTCGTCGACCTGCCGCAGCCCGAGGTTCGTTCCGAGATATTCCGCATTCACCTCGTTCGCCGCGAACTGGACCCGGCGCAGTTCGACCTGCATCAGCTGGTCGCCGCCAGCGATGGTTTCTCGGGCGCCGAGATCGAGCAGGCGGTGGTGGGGATGCTCTATGCGTCGCAGGCCCAGCAATGCCCGGCCGACCAGACCCTGCTGCTATGTGAACTCAAGGGGACGGCGCCGCTTTCGGTGCTGATGGCCGAGCAGTTGGCAAACTTGCGCGCGTGGGCGGATGGGCGTTGCGTAAAGGCTGATTGA
- a CDS encoding histidine triad nucleotide-binding protein, translated as MDCLFCKIAAGEIPARKLYEDDQVVAFHDIAPQAPVHFLVIPKKHIRTLTELTEGDKALVGHIAYTAQRLAAEQGCDEGFRLVMNCNEQGGQTVYHIHMHVLGQRQMHWPPG; from the coding sequence GTGGACTGTCTGTTCTGCAAAATCGCCGCCGGAGAAATTCCCGCGCGCAAGCTCTATGAAGATGACCAGGTCGTCGCCTTTCACGACATTGCGCCGCAGGCCCCCGTGCACTTCCTGGTGATCCCGAAGAAGCACATCCGCACCCTCACCGAACTCACTGAAGGTGACAAGGCACTGGTCGGCCACATTGCCTATACCGCCCAGCGCCTCGCTGCCGAACAAGGCTGCGATGAGGGCTTCCGCCTGGTGATGAACTGCAATGAGCAAGGCGGCCAGACCGTCTACCACATCCACATGCATGTCCTCGGCCAGCGCCAGATGCACTGGCCGCCGGGCTGA
- the coq7 gene encoding 2-polyprenyl-3-methyl-6-methoxy-1,4-benzoquinone monooxygenase — translation MASERSYSPADRLLLQADAALRTLLPFTGQPFRPSPAEGQADAELKPEDARHIAGLMRINHTGEVCAQALYQGQALTAKLPEVREAMEHAAEEEIDHLAWCEQRIRELGSRPSVLNPIFYGLSFGVGAVAGLISDRVSLGFVAATEDQVCKHLDEHLAQLPADDAKSRAILEQMRTDEEQHATSALEAGGLRFPAPVKFGMTLLSKVMTKSTYRV, via the coding sequence ATGGCCAGCGAACGTTCCTATTCCCCCGCCGACCGTCTGCTGCTGCAGGCCGATGCCGCGCTGCGCACGCTGCTGCCGTTTACCGGCCAGCCATTCCGACCCTCCCCTGCCGAAGGCCAGGCCGATGCCGAACTCAAACCTGAGGACGCTCGCCATATCGCCGGACTGATGCGCATCAACCACACCGGCGAGGTCTGCGCGCAAGCGCTCTATCAGGGCCAGGCGCTGACCGCCAAGCTGCCGGAAGTGCGCGAAGCCATGGAACATGCGGCCGAGGAAGAGATCGACCACCTGGCCTGGTGCGAACAGCGCATCCGCGAGCTCGGCAGCCGCCCTAGCGTCCTCAACCCGATCTTCTATGGACTGTCCTTCGGCGTCGGCGCCGTGGCCGGCCTGATCAGCGACCGGGTCAGCCTGGGTTTCGTCGCAGCGACTGAAGACCAGGTATGCAAGCACCTCGACGAACACCTGGCGCAGTTGCCTGCCGATGATGCCAAGTCGCGAGCCATCCTCGAGCAGATGCGTACCGACGAAGAGCAACACGCCACCAGCGCCCTGGAAGCTGGCGGCCTGCGCTTCCCCGCCCCAGTGAAGTTCGGCATGACGCTGCTGTCGAAGGTCATGACCAAGAGCACCTACCGGGTCTGA
- the speD gene encoding adenosylmethionine decarboxylase, which translates to MKSKLKLHGFNNLTKTLSFNIYDICYAETPEDQQAYVQYIDEEYDAERLTQILTDVVDIIGANILNIARQDYDPQGASVTILISEQPVTPTDSQIEESPGPLPETILAHLDKSHITVHTYPEIHPVSGIATFRVDIDVSTCGVISPLKALNYLIHQFDSDIVTVDYRVRGFTRDVEGKKHFIDHEINSIQNYLSDDTQDAYQMTDVNVYQENMFHTKMLLKDFELDNYLFGDATNNLTPEQRKEVEERVRHEMLEIFYARNMPH; encoded by the coding sequence GTGAAAAGCAAACTCAAGCTCCACGGGTTCAACAACCTGACAAAGACCTTGAGCTTCAACATCTATGACATCTGCTACGCGGAAACCCCCGAGGACCAGCAGGCCTACGTCCAGTACATCGACGAAGAGTACGATGCCGAACGCCTGACCCAGATCCTCACCGACGTAGTCGACATCATCGGTGCCAATATCCTCAATATTGCCCGCCAGGATTACGATCCCCAGGGCGCGAGTGTGACCATCCTGATCTCCGAGCAGCCGGTGACCCCCACCGACAGCCAGATCGAGGAATCTCCTGGCCCGCTGCCGGAGACCATCCTGGCCCACCTCGACAAGAGTCACATCACCGTTCACACCTATCCGGAAATCCATCCGGTGTCGGGTATCGCAACCTTCCGGGTGGACATCGATGTTTCCACGTGCGGCGTTATCTCACCGCTGAAGGCGCTCAACTACCTGATTCACCAGTTCGACTCGGATATCGTCACCGTGGACTATCGCGTGCGCGGGTTCACCCGTGACGTGGAAGGCAAGAAGCACTTCATCGACCACGAGATCAACTCGATCCAGAACTACCTCTCCGACGACACCCAGGACGCCTATCAGATGACGGACGTCAACGTGTACCAGGAGAACATGTTCCACACGAAGATGCTGCTCAAGGACTTCGAACTGGACAACTACCTGTTTGGTGACGCCACCAACAACCTGACGCCTGAACAGCGAAAGGAAGTCGAGGAGCGCGTGCGCCACGAAATGCTGGAAATCTTCTACGCGCGGAACATGCCTCACTGA
- a CDS encoding OsmC family protein, giving the protein MKARIQWAGEALFLGESGSGHVVVMDGPPESGGRNLGVRPMEMLLLGLGGCTNFDVVSILKKSRQPVESCEAFLEAERASEDPKVFTRIHVHFVVKGRGLKEAQVKRAVELSAEKYCSASIMLGRAGVEITHDYEIVELGA; this is encoded by the coding sequence ATGAAAGCACGCATCCAATGGGCAGGCGAAGCCCTGTTCCTTGGCGAATCCGGCAGCGGCCATGTCGTAGTGATGGACGGTCCACCCGAGTCCGGTGGTCGCAACCTGGGCGTGCGTCCCATGGAAATGTTGTTGCTTGGCCTGGGCGGCTGCACCAACTTTGACGTGGTGAGCATCCTGAAGAAGTCCCGCCAGCCCGTGGAAAGCTGTGAAGCTTTTCTTGAGGCCGAGCGCGCCAGCGAAGACCCCAAGGTATTCACCAGAATCCACGTGCATTTCGTGGTGAAAGGGCGCGGTCTCAAAGAGGCCCAGGTCAAGCGCGCGGTGGAGCTGTCCGCCGAGAAGTACTGCTCGGCCTCGATCATGCTTGGCCGTGCCGGCGTCGAGATCACCCACGATTACGAGATCGTCGAACTCGGCGCGTGA
- the crp gene encoding cAMP-activated global transcriptional regulator CRP has protein sequence MVAITLTPKIKSLDKILAHCHRRRYTAKSTIIYAGDRCETLFFIIKGSVTILIEDDDGREMIIAYLNAGDFFGEMGLFEKEGAEKERSAWVRAKTECEVAELSYAKFRELTQQDPEILYALGSQMADRLRNTTRKVGDLAFLDVTGRVARTLLDLCKQPDAMTHPDGMQIKITRQEIGRIVGCSREMVGRVLKSLEEQGLVHVKGKTMVVFGTR, from the coding sequence ATGGTCGCAATTACCCTTACACCAAAAATAAAGAGCCTGGACAAAATACTCGCGCATTGTCACCGCCGCCGTTACACGGCCAAGAGCACCATCATCTATGCAGGTGATCGTTGCGAAACCCTCTTCTTCATCATCAAAGGCTCCGTCACCATCCTGATCGAGGACGACGATGGGCGCGAAATGATCATCGCCTACCTTAATGCCGGCGACTTCTTCGGCGAGATGGGGCTGTTCGAAAAGGAAGGGGCGGAGAAGGAGCGCAGCGCCTGGGTTCGAGCCAAGACGGAATGCGAAGTGGCTGAACTGAGCTACGCCAAGTTCCGCGAGCTCACCCAGCAGGACCCGGAAATCCTCTACGCACTGGGCAGCCAGATGGCTGACCGCCTGCGCAATACCACCCGCAAAGTGGGCGACCTGGCCTTCCTCGATGTCACCGGCCGTGTTGCGCGCACCCTGCTCGACCTGTGCAAGCAGCCCGATGCCATGACCCACCCGGACGGTATGCAGATCAAGATCACCCGCCAGGAAATCGGCCGGATCGTTGGCTGCTCCCGCGAGATGGTCGGCCGCGTACTCAAGAGCCTTGAAGAACAGGGCTTGGTGCACGTGAAGGGTAAGACGATGGTGGTCTTCGGCACGCGCTGA
- the trpC gene encoding indole-3-glycerol phosphate synthase TrpC → MSIPTVLEKILARKAEEVAERRARVSLSEVEALARSADVPRGFARALLERAERHEPAVIAEVKKASPSKGVLREDFNPAQIARSYEAGGAACLSVLTDVDFFQGADAYLQEARAACSLPVIRKDFMIDPYQVVEARAIGADCILLIVSALDDVRMKELAATAKDVGLDVLVEVHDGEELDRALNCLDTPLVGINNRNLHTFEVSLENTLDLLPRIPRDRLVITESGILNRADVELMEVSGVYAFLVGEAFMRAEEPGVELGRLFFPDRNRVVAGIDPD, encoded by the coding sequence GTGAGCATCCCAACCGTTCTTGAGAAGATCCTGGCGCGCAAGGCTGAGGAAGTGGCCGAGCGCCGTGCCCGCGTTTCCCTGTCCGAGGTCGAGGCGCTGGCTCGCTCTGCCGACGTACCTCGTGGTTTCGCCCGCGCGCTGCTGGAACGGGCCGAGCGCCACGAGCCGGCAGTGATTGCCGAAGTGAAGAAAGCCTCGCCCAGCAAGGGCGTGCTGCGCGAGGACTTCAACCCTGCGCAGATCGCCAGGAGCTACGAGGCTGGCGGTGCAGCCTGCCTGTCGGTCCTGACCGACGTGGACTTCTTCCAGGGCGCCGATGCGTACTTGCAGGAGGCTCGTGCCGCCTGCTCCCTGCCGGTGATCCGCAAGGACTTCATGATCGACCCGTACCAGGTGGTCGAAGCTCGCGCTATCGGCGCGGACTGCATCCTGTTGATCGTCTCCGCGCTGGACGACGTACGCATGAAGGAACTGGCCGCCACCGCCAAGGATGTCGGCCTCGACGTGCTGGTGGAAGTGCATGACGGTGAAGAGCTGGATCGCGCGTTGAACTGCCTGGATACCCCGCTCGTGGGCATCAACAACCGCAACCTGCACACCTTCGAGGTCAGCCTGGAAAACACCCTCGATCTGTTGCCACGTATTCCACGTGATCGCCTGGTCATTACCGAGAGTGGCATTCTCAACCGCGCCGACGTAGAGCTGATGGAAGTCAGCGGCGTCTATGCGTTCCTGGTAGGCGAAGCGTTCATGCGCGCCGAAGAGCCGGGCGTCGAACTGGGCCGCCTGTTCTTCCCCGATCGCAACCGCGTGGTGGCGGGAATCGATCCGGATTGA
- the trpD gene encoding anthranilate phosphoribosyltransferase → MDIKEALNRVVNQLDLTIEEMQDVMRLIMTGQCTDAQIGAFLMGMRMKSETIEEIVGAVSVMRELATRVELSSLKHVVDVVGTGGDGANIFNVSSAATFVVAAAGGKVAKHGNRAVSGKTGSADVLEAAGIYLDLNPEQVARCIESIGVGFMFAQAHHKAMKYAAGPRRELGLRTLFNMLGPLTNPAGVKHQVVGVFSQTLCRPLAEVLKRLGSDHILVVHSRDGLDEVSLAAPTHVAELKNGEVTEYQIQPEDFGIKSQSLIGLTVGSPQESLELIRDALGRRKTENGQKAGDMIVLNAGAALYAADLASSLKEGVRLAQDALHTGLAREKLDELASFTAVFRVENEA, encoded by the coding sequence ATGGACATCAAGGAAGCCCTGAACCGGGTGGTCAACCAGCTGGACCTGACCATCGAAGAAATGCAGGACGTGATGCGCCTGATCATGACCGGCCAGTGCACTGATGCGCAGATCGGCGCCTTCCTCATGGGGATGCGCATGAAGAGCGAGACCATCGAGGAAATCGTTGGTGCGGTCTCGGTGATGCGTGAGCTGGCGACACGAGTCGAGCTTTCCAGCCTCAAGCACGTGGTGGATGTGGTCGGTACCGGCGGTGATGGCGCCAACATCTTCAACGTTTCGTCCGCCGCCACCTTCGTGGTCGCCGCTGCGGGCGGCAAGGTTGCCAAGCACGGTAACCGAGCGGTTTCCGGCAAAACCGGCAGCGCCGACGTGCTGGAAGCCGCTGGCATCTATCTCGACCTCAATCCCGAACAAGTCGCCCGTTGCATCGAGAGCATCGGCGTCGGCTTCATGTTTGCCCAGGCTCATCACAAGGCCATGAAATACGCTGCCGGCCCACGTCGTGAGCTGGGTCTGCGCACCCTGTTCAACATGCTTGGCCCGCTTACGAATCCGGCCGGTGTGAAGCACCAGGTCGTGGGCGTGTTCAGCCAGACGCTGTGCCGTCCGCTGGCCGAGGTGCTCAAGCGCCTGGGCAGCGATCACATTCTGGTCGTGCATTCGCGCGATGGTCTGGACGAGGTGAGCCTCGCCGCGCCGACCCATGTCGCAGAGCTGAAGAACGGCGAAGTGACCGAGTACCAGATCCAGCCCGAGGACTTCGGCATCAAGAGCCAAAGCCTGATCGGTCTGACTGTTGGCAGCCCACAGGAATCCCTTGAACTGATCCGCGATGCCCTGGGCAGGCGCAAGACCGAAAATGGCCAGAAGGCCGGCGACATGATCGTGTTGAATGCCGGTGCGGCCCTCTATGCTGCAGACCTGGCCTCCAGCCTGAAGGAAGGTGTGCGTCTGGCGCAGGACGCTCTGCACACCGGCCTCGCCCGCGAGAAGCTGGACGAGCTGGCCTCCTTTACCGCGGTGTTCCGAGTGGAGAATGAAGCGTGA
- a CDS encoding aminodeoxychorismate/anthranilate synthase component II translates to MLLMIDNYDSFTYNVVQYLGELGADVHVIRNDELSIAEIEALNPERIVVSPGPCTPNEAGVSLEVIRHFAGKLPILGVCLGHQSIGQAFGGDVVRARQAMHGKTSPVFHKDQGVFQGLNHPLTVTRYHSLVVKLETLPGELEVTAWTQHADGTVDEIMGLRHKTLNIEGVQFHPESILTEQGHELLANFLKQTGGVR, encoded by the coding sequence ATGCTGCTGATGATCGACAACTACGATTCCTTTACCTACAACGTGGTGCAGTACCTCGGTGAGTTGGGCGCGGACGTGCATGTGATCCGTAACGACGAGCTCTCCATCGCCGAGATTGAAGCGCTGAACCCGGAACGCATCGTGGTCTCTCCCGGCCCCTGCACGCCCAACGAAGCGGGCGTGTCGCTGGAGGTGATCCGCCACTTCGCCGGCAAGCTGCCGATTCTCGGCGTCTGCCTGGGTCACCAGAGCATCGGTCAGGCTTTCGGCGGCGATGTGGTGCGCGCGCGCCAGGCCATGCATGGCAAGACCAGCCCGGTGTTCCACAAGGACCAGGGCGTCTTCCAAGGCCTGAACCACCCACTGACCGTCACCCGCTACCACTCCCTGGTGGTGAAGCTGGAAACCCTGCCCGGCGAGCTGGAAGTCACCGCCTGGACCCAGCATGCCGATGGCACCGTCGACGAGATCATGGGGCTGCGTCACAAAACGCTGAATATCGAGGGTGTGCAGTTCCATCCGGAGTCCATCCTTACCGAACAGGGCCATGAACTTCTGGCCAACTTCCTCAAGCAGACCGGCGGAGTGCGCTGA
- the trpE gene encoding anthranilate synthase component I, whose product MTREEFLRLAAEGYNRIPLAFETLADFDTPLSLYLKLADTPYSYLLESVQGGEKWGRYSIIGLQSRTVLRAHGPKVSVSVDDVEVESHDCEDPLAFVEAFKERYQVAPIAGLPRFNGGLVGYFGYDCVRYVEKRLANCPNPDPLGTPDILLMVSDAVIVFDNLAGKLHAIVLVDPTQPEAYEKGQARLVELRQKLRQPVVPRLGVDPSLPVGGEPDFRSSFTREDYEQAVREIKEYILAGDCMQVVISQRMSIPFQAAPIDLYRALRCFNPTPYMYFFNFGDFHVVGSSPEVLVRVEDGLVTVRPIAGTRPRGATEETDRALEEDLLSDAKELAEHLMLIDLGRNDVGRVASTGSVKVTEKMVIERYSNVMHIVSNVTGQLKEGISAMEALRAILPAGTLSGAPKIRAMEIIDDLEPVKRGVYGGAVGYLAWNGNMDTAIAIRTAVIKDGELHVQAGAGIVADSVPALEWEETLNKRRAMFRAVALAEQTAKTDA is encoded by the coding sequence ATGACCCGCGAAGAATTCCTGCGTTTGGCCGCCGAAGGCTATAACCGCATTCCGCTTGCGTTCGAAACCCTGGCGGATTTCGATACCCCCCTTTCCCTCTACCTGAAGCTCGCTGATACCCCGTACTCCTACCTGCTGGAGTCCGTGCAGGGCGGCGAGAAATGGGGCCGTTACTCCATCATCGGCCTGCAGAGCCGCACTGTACTGCGCGCCCACGGCCCGAAAGTCAGCGTCAGCGTCGATGATGTCGAAGTTGAGTCCCACGATTGCGAAGACCCGCTGGCCTTCGTCGAAGCGTTCAAAGAGCGCTATCAGGTGGCGCCCATCGCTGGCCTTCCGCGTTTCAACGGCGGCCTGGTCGGCTACTTCGGTTACGACTGCGTGCGCTACGTAGAAAAGCGTTTGGCCAATTGCCCGAATCCCGATCCGCTGGGCACTCCGGACATCCTGCTGATGGTTTCGGACGCTGTGATCGTGTTCGACAACCTCGCTGGCAAGCTGCACGCCATCGTCCTGGTCGATCCGACTCAGCCCGAGGCCTACGAGAAGGGCCAGGCGCGCCTGGTCGAACTGCGTCAGAAACTGCGCCAGCCGGTAGTGCCGCGCCTGGGCGTGGACCCCAGCCTGCCTGTCGGGGGTGAGCCGGACTTCCGCTCCAGCTTCACCCGTGAGGACTACGAGCAGGCGGTGCGTGAGATCAAGGAGTACATCCTGGCCGGTGACTGCATGCAGGTGGTGATATCCCAGCGCATGTCGATTCCCTTCCAGGCCGCTCCCATCGATCTGTACCGCGCCTTGCGCTGCTTCAACCCAACGCCTTACATGTACTTCTTCAACTTCGGTGACTTCCACGTAGTGGGCAGTTCGCCGGAAGTGCTGGTGCGCGTCGAGGATGGCCTGGTCACCGTGCGCCCGATTGCCGGCACTCGCCCGCGCGGCGCGACCGAGGAAACCGACCGCGCCCTGGAAGAAGACCTGCTCTCCGATGCCAAGGAGTTGGCCGAGCACCTGATGCTGATCGACCTCGGCCGCAATGACGTCGGCCGCGTTGCCAGCACGGGCAGCGTCAAGGTCACCGAGAAGATGGTGATCGAGCGTTACTCCAACGTGATGCACATCGTTTCCAACGTCACCGGCCAGCTCAAGGAAGGCATCTCCGCAATGGAAGCCCTGCGCGCCATCCTGCCGGCCGGCACGCTTTCCGGCGCACCGAAGATCCGCGCCATGGAGATCATCGACGACCTCGAACCGGTCAAACGTGGCGTCTACGGTGGTGCCGTGGGATACCTGGCCTGGAACGGCAATATGGACACTGCCATCGCGATCCGCACGGCGGTCATCAAGGACGGCGAGCTGCACGTGCAGGCCGGCGCCGGCATCGTCGCCGACTCAGTCCCGGCACTGGAATGGGAAGAGACGCTGAACAAGCGCCGCGCCATGTTCCGTGCCGTGGCTCTCGCCGAACAGACCGCCAAGACCGACGCCTGA
- a CDS encoding phosphoglycolate phosphatase — MGTLHRLFDGRLPRLVMFDLDGTLVDSVPDLAAAIDRMLVALGRPVAGVEQVREWVGNGARVLVRRALAGGLDHSSVHDSDAERGLELFMEAYADSHALTTVYPGVAETLKWLKKKGVELALITNKPERFVAPLLDEMKLGRYFPLIIAGDTLPQQKPDPAALLHVMHMTGVSRGEALFVGDSRNDVLAAKAAGVKCVALSYGYNHGRPIAEEEPALVVDDLRELLPGGCAAHGAALMSPNSSDNPPQRDRHVVVPCKHWLERAGMKIIKAVARWRWRA, encoded by the coding sequence ATGGGCACGTTGCACCGGCTGTTCGATGGGCGTCTGCCACGCCTGGTGATGTTCGACCTGGACGGTACCCTGGTGGATTCGGTGCCGGACCTCGCGGCCGCCATTGATCGCATGCTGGTCGCCTTGGGGCGCCCAGTGGCTGGCGTCGAGCAGGTCCGCGAATGGGTTGGCAACGGCGCCCGGGTGCTGGTACGCCGTGCCTTGGCCGGCGGCCTCGACCATTCCTCCGTGCATGACAGCGACGCCGAACGCGGCCTGGAGCTGTTCATGGAGGCCTACGCCGACAGCCATGCGCTGACCACTGTCTATCCCGGTGTGGCAGAAACCCTGAAGTGGCTGAAGAAGAAGGGCGTGGAGCTGGCGCTGATCACCAACAAGCCCGAGCGTTTCGTTGCACCCTTGCTGGACGAGATGAAGCTGGGCCGCTATTTCCCGCTGATCATCGCTGGCGACACCCTGCCGCAACAGAAGCCTGACCCGGCCGCGTTGCTCCATGTGATGCACATGACTGGCGTCAGCCGCGGCGAGGCCTTGTTCGTCGGTGATTCGCGCAATGACGTGCTCGCTGCCAAGGCCGCCGGGGTCAAATGCGTGGCCCTGAGCTACGGTTACAACCACGGCCGGCCCATCGCCGAAGAGGAACCGGCGCTGGTGGTGGATGACCTGCGTGAGCTGCTTCCCGGCGGTTGCGCCGCCCACGGCGCTGCGCTAATGTCGCCGAACTCCTCCGACAATCCGCCTCAACGAGACAGACACGTGGTGGTTCCCTGCAAGCATTGGCTCGAACGAGCCGGAATGAAGATCATCAAGGCCGTCGCCCGTTGGCGCTGGCGCGCCTAA
- the rpe gene encoding ribulose-phosphate 3-epimerase: MQPFAIAPSILSADFARLGEEVENVLAAGADIVHFDVMDNHYVPNLTIGPMVCSALRKYGITAPIDAHLMVKPVDRIIGDFIEAGATYVTFHPEASEHVDRSLQLIRDGGAKAGLVFNPATPLDVLKYVMDKVDMILLMSVNPGFGGQKFIPGTLDKLREARALIDASGRDIRLEIDGGVNVKNIREIAAAGADTFVAGSAIFNTPDYAEVIAAMRAELAQV; the protein is encoded by the coding sequence ATGCAGCCTTTCGCCATCGCACCGTCGATTCTTTCCGCCGATTTCGCCCGCTTGGGTGAGGAAGTGGAGAACGTTCTCGCCGCCGGCGCCGACATCGTTCACTTCGACGTGATGGACAACCACTACGTGCCCAACCTGACCATCGGCCCCATGGTCTGTTCGGCGTTGCGCAAGTACGGCATCACTGCGCCCATCGATGCGCACCTGATGGTCAAGCCGGTGGACCGCATCATTGGCGACTTCATTGAAGCCGGCGCCACCTATGTCACCTTCCACCCGGAAGCCTCCGAGCACGTCGACCGTTCCCTGCAGCTGATCCGCGACGGCGGTGCGAAGGCCGGCCTGGTGTTCAACCCGGCCACTCCGCTGGACGTGCTGAAGTACGTGATGGACAAGGTCGACATGATCCTGCTGATGAGCGTCAACCCTGGCTTCGGTGGGCAGAAGTTCATTCCCGGCACCCTCGACAAGCTTCGCGAGGCCCGCGCCCTGATCGATGCCTCAGGTCGCGACATCCGCCTGGAGATCGACGGCGGCGTCAACGTCAAGAACATCCGCGAGATAGCCGCTGCGGGCGCCGATACCTTCGTCGCCGGTTCGGCCATCTTCAATACGCCGGATTACGCCGAAGTCATTGCCGCCATGCGCGCCGAGCTGGCCCAGGTCTGA